The Hyphomonadaceae bacterium ML37 genome includes a region encoding these proteins:
- a CDS encoding UDP-N-acetylmuramoyl-tripeptide--D-alanyl-D-alanine ligase: MTAPLWTAADAALATGGRLSDGGWTATGVSIDTRTLAPGDLFVALQDARDGHEFAQGALDKGASAVLVSRADCCDGPRLVVDDTLAALQALGQGARLRSGALRIGVTGSVGKTSVKEALAAVLRAAGPAHWSVASYNNHWGVPLTLARMPQATQAAVFEMGMNHAGEIAALSAQVRPYVALITAIAPAHLENLGSMDAIADAKAEIFTGLEVEGVTVIPADGEHAARLAAAARTSRAAFLLDFGMARGAAVRVVHYTPDGEGGSGEMDVAGKVLPFRLNQPGAHQAVNAAGVAAAAFAVGIAPEFTLDVLAQLTPQAGRGARFDVKLADGRALTLIDDSYNANPASMRAAFASLSSRTPSAGARRIAVLGEMLELGPDAPALHAALAEPLAEAGVSTVIGVGKGMGALLEALPSRVEAVHAADWSAGIEQLDALAREGDVVLIKGSNASGVHRIAAALKTARAGAPTQA, translated from the coding sequence ATGACCGCGCCGCTGTGGACCGCTGCTGACGCCGCCCTGGCCACAGGCGGGCGCCTGAGCGATGGGGGCTGGACCGCCACCGGCGTGTCCATCGACACCCGCACGCTGGCGCCCGGCGATCTGTTCGTGGCGCTGCAAGACGCCCGCGACGGGCATGAGTTTGCGCAAGGCGCCCTGGACAAGGGCGCCAGTGCGGTCCTCGTCTCGCGCGCCGATTGCTGTGACGGTCCGCGCCTGGTGGTCGATGACACGCTGGCGGCTCTGCAGGCGCTGGGTCAGGGCGCGCGCCTGCGCTCGGGCGCGTTGCGCATCGGGGTCACAGGCTCGGTGGGCAAGACCAGTGTGAAAGAGGCGCTGGCCGCCGTGCTGCGCGCCGCCGGTCCGGCCCACTGGAGCGTGGCGAGCTATAATAATCACTGGGGCGTGCCGCTGACCCTGGCGCGCATGCCGCAGGCCACGCAGGCCGCCGTTTTCGAGATGGGCATGAACCATGCCGGCGAGATTGCGGCGCTGTCGGCGCAGGTGCGCCCCTATGTGGCGCTGATCACCGCCATTGCGCCGGCGCATCTGGAAAATCTCGGCTCGATGGACGCGATTGCTGACGCGAAGGCGGAGATCTTCACCGGGCTGGAAGTTGAAGGCGTGACGGTGATCCCGGCTGACGGCGAGCATGCCGCCCGGCTGGCGGCAGCGGCGCGCACATCCCGCGCCGCCTTCCTGCTCGATTTCGGCATGGCGCGCGGCGCGGCGGTGCGGGTGGTCCATTACACGCCCGACGGCGAGGGCGGATCGGGCGAGATGGACGTGGCGGGCAAGGTCCTGCCCTTCCGCCTCAACCAGCCCGGCGCCCATCAGGCGGTGAATGCGGCGGGCGTGGCGGCCGCGGCGTTCGCGGTCGGCATCGCCCCGGAGTTCACGCTGGATGTGCTGGCGCAGCTGACGCCGCAGGCGGGCCGGGGCGCGCGCTTTGACGTCAAGCTCGCCGACGGGCGCGCCCTGACGCTGATTGATGACAGCTATAACGCCAACCCCGCCTCCATGCGCGCGGCGTTCGCCAGCCTGTCTTCGCGCACCCCGTCCGCGGGTGCGCGCCGCATCGCGGTGCTGGGCGAAATGCTCGAATTGGGCCCGGATGCGCCTGCGCTGCATGCCGCGCTCGCCGAACCACTGGCCGAGGCGGGCGTCAGCACCGTGATCGGCGTCGGCAAAGGCATGGGCGCGCTTTTGGAGGCGTTGCCCTCTCGGGTCGAAGCGGTTCACGCTGCTGACTGGAGCGCTGGCATTGAACAGCTGGACGCACTGGCGCGCGAGGGGGATGTCGTGCTGATCAAAGGCTCCAATGCCTCCGGCGTTCACAGGATCGCCGCCGCCCTGAAAACCGCGCGCGCCGGCGCCCCAACACAGGCCTGA
- a CDS encoding UDP-N-acetylmuramoyl-L-alanyl-D-glutamate--2,6-diaminopimelate ligase, which translates to MTRALADLLPEGLAAPHGAQDLRISGLALDSRRVSSGDLFAALPGVRVDGRQFINAAVENGAACVLAPRGTSAPVPVIETDDPAGALAAIAANFYPRQPEHISAVTGTNGKSSTVEFLRQIWASAGISAAALGTLGVTREAGRTEVGYTTPDAIALHAALDALAGEGVTHLAMEASSHGLKQRRMDGVRVSVSAFTNLTQDHLDYHPDFEDYFAAKMRLFTALTPSGGQAVINMDSDWSARVEQTALAAGLEVMTLGWRGRDLAVREITPRPASQLVRFAWLGEEDVIELPLIGEFQTANALGAAVMAIASGVDAGAAFAALENLSGVAGRLQQAGATRDGAPILLDYAHTPDGLDKLLRAARPHTRGRIILVFGAGGDRDPSKRAKMGAVAAQQADVCIVTDDNPRSEEPAAIRAAILSACPGAQEIGDRESAIRAGIAMLEAGDTLLIAGKGHETGQIVGGRIIPFDEPAIVTRLLQELESPS; encoded by the coding sequence ATGACCCGCGCGCTCGCCGATCTCCTGCCCGAAGGCCTCGCCGCGCCGCACGGCGCGCAGGATCTGAGGATCAGCGGCCTCGCCTTGGACAGCCGCAGGGTGTCGTCCGGCGATCTGTTCGCGGCGCTGCCCGGCGTGCGCGTTGACGGGCGCCAGTTCATCAACGCTGCTGTCGAGAACGGCGCCGCCTGTGTGCTCGCGCCGCGCGGAACATCCGCGCCGGTCCCGGTGATCGAGACCGATGATCCCGCAGGGGCGCTGGCGGCGATCGCGGCGAACTTCTATCCGCGCCAGCCTGAACACATCTCTGCCGTGACCGGCACCAATGGCAAAAGCTCCACGGTGGAGTTTCTGCGGCAGATCTGGGCGTCGGCGGGCATCAGCGCGGCGGCGCTGGGCACGCTGGGCGTGACGCGCGAGGCCGGGCGCACGGAGGTGGGCTACACCACGCCTGACGCCATCGCGCTGCACGCCGCGCTGGACGCGCTGGCGGGCGAGGGGGTGACGCATCTGGCCATGGAGGCGTCGTCGCACGGGCTCAAGCAGCGGCGCATGGATGGCGTACGGGTATCGGTCAGCGCGTTTACGAACCTGACCCAGGACCATCTCGATTATCACCCGGACTTTGAAGACTATTTCGCCGCCAAGATGCGGCTCTTCACTGCGCTGACGCCGTCTGGCGGGCAGGCGGTGATTAACATGGATTCAGACTGGTCGGCGCGGGTCGAACAGACGGCGCTGGCCGCCGGGCTGGAGGTCATGACGCTGGGCTGGCGCGGCCGGGATCTGGCGGTGCGTGAAATCACGCCGCGCCCGGCCAGCCAGCTCGTGCGCTTTGCCTGGCTGGGCGAGGAGGACGTAATCGAGTTGCCGCTGATCGGCGAGTTCCAGACCGCCAATGCGCTGGGCGCAGCGGTGATGGCGATTGCATCCGGGGTGGACGCCGGCGCAGCCTTCGCCGCGCTGGAGAACCTGTCCGGTGTGGCCGGGCGGCTGCAACAGGCGGGCGCCACCCGAGACGGCGCGCCGATCCTGCTCGATTACGCCCACACGCCCGACGGCCTCGACAAGCTCTTGCGCGCGGCGCGGCCGCATACGCGCGGGCGCATCATTCTGGTGTTTGGCGCAGGCGGCGACCGCGATCCCTCCAAGCGCGCCAAGATGGGCGCCGTGGCGGCGCAGCAGGCCGATGTGTGCATCGTCACCGACGATAATCCGCGCAGCGAAGAGCCGGCGGCGATCCGCGCGGCGATCCTGTCGGCCTGTCCGGGCGCGCAGGAGATCGGCGACCGTGAGAGCGCGATCCGCGCCGGGATCGCCATGCTGGAGGCTGGCGACACGCTGCTGATCGCGGGCAAGGGGCACGAGACTGGACAGATTGTCGGCGGCCGCATCATTCCGTTTGACGAGCCGGCCATCGTCACGCGCCTGCTGCAAGAGCTGGAGAGCCCCTCATGA
- a CDS encoding penicillin-binding protein 2 produces the protein MGSWRRKIRAITVRTQPRRTAPGERAPAGMSRQVHVAGGRAGQDARQRGRLRIAGMVLAAGFVIAAARAVEVSLLSGASNAAELQAAGDVTVRRAALTDRHGQVLASTLDFHAAYADGQHIPRELVDETVARLQSVLPDIDAERMASRMRARHRFIPIADGLTPRARQSIHHLGLPGVYFETQPGRIYPRQSAAAHVIGYAGREMRGLSGAELAFDAELNDPSGRPVALSIDLTAQHRIESVLAEHMARHQAQGAAAILMRVGTGEIIAMASLPDYDVNRYTEVRASAADGVDPRFNRASVGVYELGSVFKPLALAAGLESGLVSLDDTFDVRSPLRLAGGHTIDDFRGQRRVLTAREVIIHSSNIGSALMARQMGAETLRPFYESLRLHERPPLELSESARPRMPRNWGPSETMTAAFGHGLAVTPLSLTAAYAALANGGVYVPPTLRPVAPGEIIAGDPVMSARTAAQVLAVMRETVARSQAGGPDVEGLAVAGKTGTALQAGPGGYDRDHRVTTFVAVFPFDDPQYVLTVTFDRPRPSRATHGFATAGWNAAPAAGDILRQLAGVLELRRRDADPSARAEQVAALFAPRARPVVPAEEPVVLTSGEPQ, from the coding sequence ATGGGCTCCTGGCGCAGGAAAATCCGGGCGATCACAGTCCGCACCCAGCCGCGCCGCACGGCGCCCGGCGAGCGCGCCCCTGCGGGCATGTCGCGTCAGGTCCATGTGGCGGGCGGACGGGCCGGGCAGGATGCGCGCCAGCGCGGCCGTCTGCGCATCGCCGGGATGGTCCTGGCTGCGGGCTTCGTGATCGCGGCGGCGCGCGCAGTCGAGGTGTCGCTTCTGTCCGGCGCGTCCAATGCGGCGGAGCTGCAAGCGGCAGGCGACGTCACGGTGCGCCGCGCCGCGCTGACCGACCGTCATGGCCAGGTGCTGGCCTCCACCCTCGATTTCCATGCCGCCTATGCTGACGGCCAGCACATCCCGCGCGAGCTGGTCGACGAGACTGTGGCGCGCCTGCAGAGCGTCCTGCCGGATATCGACGCGGAGCGGATGGCCTCGCGCATGCGGGCGCGCCACCGCTTCATCCCCATCGCGGATGGTCTGACGCCGCGCGCGCGCCAGTCCATCCACCATCTCGGACTGCCCGGCGTGTATTTCGAGACCCAGCCCGGCCGCATCTATCCGCGCCAGAGCGCGGCGGCTCATGTCATCGGCTATGCCGGACGCGAAATGCGCGGGCTGTCCGGCGCCGAGCTGGCGTTCGACGCCGAACTGAATGATCCGTCGGGCCGTCCCGTCGCCCTCTCCATCGACCTCACCGCCCAGCACCGGATCGAGAGCGTGCTGGCCGAGCACATGGCGCGCCATCAGGCCCAGGGCGCGGCCGCGATCCTGATGCGCGTGGGCACCGGCGAGATCATCGCCATGGCCTCGCTGCCTGATTATGACGTGAACCGTTACACCGAGGTGCGAGCCTCCGCCGCCGATGGCGTCGATCCGCGCTTCAACCGCGCCAGCGTGGGCGTGTACGAGCTGGGCTCGGTGTTCAAGCCGCTGGCGCTGGCCGCCGGGCTGGAAAGCGGGCTGGTGTCGCTGGATGACACGTTTGACGTGCGCAGCCCTCTGCGGCTTGCGGGCGGTCACACCATCGACGATTTCAGGGGCCAGCGGCGCGTGCTGACCGCGCGCGAGGTGATCATCCACTCGTCCAATATCGGCTCGGCCCTGATGGCCCGGCAGATGGGCGCCGAGACACTGCGCCCCTTCTATGAAAGCCTGCGCCTGCACGAGCGCCCGCCGCTGGAATTGTCCGAAAGCGCCCGCCCGCGCATGCCGCGCAACTGGGGCCCCAGCGAGACCATGACCGCGGCCTTCGGCCACGGTCTGGCGGTGACGCCGCTGTCGCTGACCGCCGCCTATGCGGCGCTGGCCAATGGCGGCGTCTACGTGCCGCCGACCCTGCGCCCCGTGGCGCCGGGCGAGATCATTGCGGGCGATCCGGTGATGAGCGCGCGCACCGCCGCCCAGGTGCTGGCCGTGATGCGCGAGACGGTCGCCCGTTCTCAGGCTGGCGGCCCCGACGTGGAGGGTCTGGCTGTGGCCGGCAAGACCGGCACGGCGCTGCAGGCCGGTCCCGGCGGCTATGACCGCGATCACCGGGTAACGACGTTTGTGGCGGTGTTCCCCTTCGACGATCCGCAATATGTGCTGACCGTGACGTTTGACCGTCCGCGCCCCAGCCGCGCGACCCATGGCTTTGCCACGGCCGGCTGGAACGCGGCGCCCGCCGCCGGGGACATTCTGCGCCAGCTGGCAGGGGTGCTGGAGCTGCGCCGCCGTGACGCCGATCCGTCCGCCCGCGCCGAGCAGGTAGCCGCCCTGTTCGCGCCGCGCGCCCGCCCGGTCGTGCCGGCCGAAGAACCGGTTGTCCTCACGTCCGGGGAGCCGCAATGA
- the rsmH gene encoding 16S rRNA (cytosine(1402)-N(4))-methyltransferase RsmH, with product MTNAPHTPVMLDEVLHALMPHDGGLYVDGTFGAGGYTRAILGEADCRVLGIDRDPTVRDNAQIMQAAFKGRFAFAFGPFSLMEDVIEAAGSSGADGVVLDLGVSSMQIDEAERGFSFQQDGPLDMRMARSGPSAADAVNQLEADELAAIFRFYGEERHAGRIARAIVAARETSPITRTLALAELVARVMPGKPMRIHPATRVFQALRIFINDELGELTRGLEAAERILRPAGRLVVVSFHSLEDRIVKTFLRARCGMEGAGSRHQPEQFPAHEPSFSLLTRKALTASEAEAQDNPRARSAKLRAAVRTPAPAWPRDAAGASRLPDLSRLMEARS from the coding sequence ATGACCAACGCGCCCCACACCCCTGTCATGCTGGACGAAGTGCTGCACGCCCTGATGCCGCACGATGGCGGGCTGTATGTTGACGGCACGTTCGGGGCTGGCGGCTACACCCGCGCCATTCTGGGCGAGGCGGACTGCCGGGTGCTGGGCATCGACCGCGATCCTACCGTGCGCGACAACGCCCAAATCATGCAGGCCGCTTTCAAGGGGCGCTTCGCCTTCGCCTTCGGGCCATTCTCCCTGATGGAGGATGTCATCGAGGCCGCCGGGTCGTCCGGCGCTGACGGCGTGGTGCTCGATCTCGGCGTATCCTCCATGCAGATTGACGAGGCCGAGCGTGGCTTCTCCTTCCAGCAGGACGGGCCGCTGGACATGCGCATGGCGCGCTCCGGCCCCAGCGCCGCCGATGCGGTCAACCAGCTGGAGGCTGACGAGCTGGCCGCGATTTTCCGCTTCTATGGCGAGGAACGCCATGCCGGGCGAATCGCGCGCGCCATCGTCGCCGCGCGCGAGACCTCCCCGATCACCCGCACGCTGGCGCTGGCCGAGCTGGTGGCGCGGGTCATGCCGGGCAAGCCCATGCGCATCCATCCGGCGACGCGCGTGTTTCAGGCCTTGCGCATTTTTATCAATGACGAGCTGGGGGAGCTGACGCGCGGGCTGGAAGCGGCCGAGCGCATCTTGCGCCCCGCGGGCCGTCTGGTGGTGGTCAGCTTCCACTCGCTGGAAGACCGCATTGTGAAGACCTTCCTGCGCGCACGCTGCGGGATGGAGGGCGCCGGCTCGCGCCATCAGCCCGAACAATTCCCGGCCCACGAGCCGAGCTTCTCACTGCTCACCCGCAAGGCGCTCACAGCCAGCGAGGCGGAGGCGCAAGACAATCCGCGCGCCCGCTCGGCCAAGCTGCGCGCCGCGGTGCGCACCCCCGCTCCCGCCTGGCCGCGCGATGCGGCGGGCGCATCCCGTCTGCCTGATCTGTCCCGTCTTATGGAGGCCCGCTCATGA
- a CDS encoding division/cell wall cluster transcriptional repressor MraZ: MFVSTTTNAIDAKGRVSVPADFRASVAAQGFNGVYVWRSFNGPFLEGGGQRLLEDYAEAIEEMDPYDDARTAFERVIFGGARALAFESTGRVSLPRDLIEHAGLSSSAVFVGMGRRFEIWSAEAHAEQAGKDLSYAREHKAALRRPRRREEA; this comes from the coding sequence ATGTTCGTCTCGACCACCACGAACGCGATTGACGCGAAGGGACGGGTCTCCGTCCCCGCCGATTTCCGCGCGAGTGTGGCCGCCCAGGGTTTCAATGGCGTTTACGTCTGGCGCTCGTTCAACGGCCCCTTCCTGGAAGGCGGCGGCCAGCGCCTGCTCGAAGACTATGCCGAGGCCATCGAGGAGATGGACCCCTATGACGATGCGCGCACCGCGTTCGAGCGGGTGATTTTCGGCGGCGCGCGGGCTCTCGCATTTGAATCCACGGGCCGGGTGTCGCTGCCGCGCGATCTGATCGAGCATGCCGGGCTCAGCTCCAGCGCCGTGTTCGTCGGCATGGGCCGCCGGTTCGAAATCTGGAGCGCTGAGGCCCACGCCGAGCAGGCGGGCAAGGATCTGAGCTATGCGCGCGAGCACAAGGCGGCCCTGCGCCGTCCGCGCCGGCGCGAGGAGGCGTGA
- a CDS encoding N-acetylmuramoyl-L-alanine amidase — MTLTLIDAPSPNFNARTQPVSILVLHYTGMESGQAALDRLRDPEAKVSAHYVVEEDGRVFALVAEDQRAWHAGRGSWRGRGDVNSASIGIEIVNGGHDFGLPDFPDVQIEAVIALSRDILARHAIAPCNIIGHSDMAPSRKSDPGEKFPWRRLAPAGVGLWPEQPAPPIAAADALWGLATIGYPVQDDALDDVVRAFQRRYRPGRVDGRLDNETLGLIAAVKALCA; from the coding sequence ATGACCCTCACGCTGATCGACGCGCCCTCGCCAAACTTCAACGCGCGCACTCAGCCGGTCTCCATTCTGGTGCTGCACTATACCGGGATGGAGAGCGGGCAGGCGGCGCTGGACCGGCTGCGCGACCCCGAAGCCAAAGTCAGCGCGCATTATGTGGTCGAAGAGGACGGGCGCGTCTTCGCCCTGGTGGCCGAAGACCAGCGCGCCTGGCATGCGGGCCGGGGCTCGTGGCGCGGGCGCGGGGATGTGAATTCGGCCTCCATCGGGATCGAGATCGTCAATGGCGGCCATGATTTCGGCCTGCCGGATTTCCCGGACGTTCAGATCGAAGCGGTGATCGCGCTGTCCCGGGACATTCTCGCCCGCCACGCCATCGCGCCTTGCAACATCATCGGCCATTCTGACATGGCCCCGTCACGCAAAAGCGATCCGGGCGAGAAATTTCCGTGGCGCCGGCTGGCGCCGGCGGGGGTGGGGCTGTGGCCGGAGCAGCCCGCCCCGCCGATCGCGGCTGCCGACGCGCTCTGGGGTCTGGCCACGATCGGTTACCCGGTGCAGGACGATGCGCTGGACGATGTGGTGCGCGCCTTCCAGCGCCGCTACCGGCCGGGCCGCGTTGACGGGCGGCTGGATAACGAGACGCTGGGCCTGATCGCGGCGGTCAAGGCGCTATGCGCTTGA
- a CDS encoding EamA family transporter, with protein sequence MSLRHFALLFVICLIWGVNFVVAKWSLSGTPVIVEGFDGAPPLFFAFLRFALLYAMLAPWLLPIPRPFGPVIGAALTMGAVQFALLFIGLRYATPSAIAIVVQLSVPFTTFLSVLFLSERVGWIRASGMAIAFAGAALVVFKPAEFSFTIGLWAGVGAAMAAAAGAIFIKRTPAPALKLQAWIGLISFPPLALLSLLTERDQISSSLAGGWPFFATLVFTVVLVNVFGHGAFYWLLRRYDASLIAPLTLMAPLVGVISGVALLGDEITWQLVTGGLMALAGVGIVAARRSRTAPVETVLRKPR encoded by the coding sequence ATGAGCCTGCGCCATTTCGCCCTTCTGTTCGTCATCTGCCTGATCTGGGGCGTCAATTTCGTGGTGGCGAAATGGTCGCTGTCCGGCACGCCGGTGATTGTGGAGGGGTTTGACGGCGCGCCGCCGCTGTTCTTCGCCTTCCTGCGCTTTGCGCTGCTCTATGCGATGCTGGCGCCCTGGCTGCTGCCCATACCGCGGCCCTTCGGGCCGGTGATCGGCGCGGCGCTGACCATGGGCGCGGTGCAGTTTGCGTTGCTGTTCATCGGCCTGCGGTATGCGACGCCCTCAGCCATCGCCATCGTCGTGCAGCTGTCTGTGCCCTTCACCACCTTCCTGTCGGTGCTGTTCCTGTCCGAACGCGTGGGCTGGATCCGCGCCTCGGGCATGGCGATTGCGTTCGCCGGGGCGGCGCTGGTGGTGTTCAAGCCGGCCGAGTTCTCCTTCACCATCGGGCTGTGGGCCGGGGTGGGCGCGGCCATGGCGGCGGCGGCCGGCGCCATCTTCATCAAGCGCACGCCCGCCCCGGCGCTGAAACTTCAGGCCTGGATCGGGCTGATTTCCTTTCCGCCGCTCGCGCTGTTGTCGCTGCTGACCGAGCGCGACCAGATCAGTTCCTCGCTGGCGGGCGGCTGGCCGTTCTTCGCCACGCTGGTGTTCACCGTGGTGCTGGTCAATGTGTTCGGCCATGGCGCGTTCTACTGGCTCTTGCGCCGTTACGACGCCTCGCTGATCGCGCCGCTGACCCTGATGGCCCCTCTGGTCGGGGTAATCAGCGGTGTGGCGCTGCTGGGCGATGAAATCACCTGGCAACTGGTGACCGGCGGCTTGATGGCGCTGGCTGGTGTTGGCATTGTCGCGGCGCGGCGCTCGCGCACGGCGCCGGTGGAGACGGTGCTCAGGAAGCCGCGATGA
- the leuB gene encoding 3-isopropylmalate dehydrogenase, producing MSARILLLPGDGIGPEVTRAAQACLEASGEACGLKLSFEEAHFGGAGIDACGDPLPPDTLAKAKASDAVFLGAVGGPAWDGGPVRPEAGLLGLRKALGLFANLRPVRVMPGLEDFSPLRPERVRGADLLIVRELTGGLYFGAREEGRERASDTCIYTAEEVSRIARVAFVAARGRSGRVTSVDKANVLATSRLWRAVVEDVAKDFPDVALDHQLVDSCAMALVTHPARFDVILTENLFGDILSDEAAVIAGSIGLLGSASLGAGGPGLFEPIHGSAPDIAGQDKANPSGAIASAALLLRHGLGEARAAEAIEAALEAELRAGPLTADLGGTAGCAAFADRVAARIRREAARAA from the coding sequence ATGAGCGCGCGCATTCTGCTGCTGCCTGGAGACGGCATCGGGCCTGAGGTGACGCGCGCGGCGCAGGCGTGCCTGGAGGCGTCAGGTGAGGCGTGTGGCCTGAAGCTGTCGTTTGAAGAAGCCCATTTCGGCGGCGCCGGGATAGACGCCTGCGGCGACCCGCTCCCGCCGGACACCCTCGCCAAGGCCAAGGCCAGCGATGCGGTGTTTCTGGGCGCGGTGGGCGGCCCGGCCTGGGATGGCGGTCCGGTGCGGCCCGAGGCGGGGCTGCTGGGCTTGCGCAAGGCGCTGGGCCTGTTCGCCAATCTGCGGCCTGTGAGAGTGATGCCCGGGCTGGAGGATTTCTCGCCCCTGCGGCCCGAACGGGTGCGCGGCGCGGATCTGCTGATTGTGCGCGAGCTGACGGGCGGATTGTATTTCGGCGCGCGCGAGGAGGGGCGTGAGCGCGCCAGCGACACCTGCATCTACACCGCTGAGGAAGTCAGCCGCATCGCGCGCGTGGCCTTCGTGGCGGCGCGCGGGCGCTCTGGCCGGGTCACCAGCGTGGACAAGGCCAATGTGCTGGCGACCTCCCGGCTCTGGCGCGCGGTGGTGGAGGATGTGGCCAAAGACTTTCCCGACGTGGCGCTGGACCATCAGCTGGTGGATTCGTGCGCCATGGCGCTGGTCACCCATCCGGCGCGCTTTGACGTCATCCTCACTGAAAACCTGTTCGGCGACATCTTGTCGGACGAGGCCGCCGTGATCGCCGGCTCCATCGGCCTCCTTGGCTCGGCGAGCCTGGGCGCGGGCGGGCCGGGCCTGTTCGAGCCCATCCATGGCAGCGCCCCGGACATCGCCGGCCAGGACAAGGCCAACCCGTCGGGCGCCATCGCCAGCGCGGCTCTGCTGCTGCGCCACGGGCTGGGTGAGGCGAGGGCGGCTGAAGCCATCGAGGCGGCGCTGGAGGCGGAGCTTCGCGCCGGTCCGCTGACGGCGGATCTCGGCGGAACGGCGGGATGCGCGGCCTTTGCAGATCGTGTTGCGGCGCGGATCAGGCGGGAGGCGGCGCGGGCGGCGTGA